The DNA window aaatcaagctaagtttataatttaaaacaatacatttattattttaaaaaaaactctgctGATTGGGCAATATTTACACTAAAACACGATAATTATTATTCCCTGTATATGAATCCcaagttaaaaatgtttgaagcagtataagtaataatttttattctatttacgTTCTGCTAGATATAAATTTCTAATTCATAATAGCTCTATACTTCAACTGATCTTCGAACATTCTAAGAAATACTTTATACTTTTTGTCATGGAATGCTTTGGTATTAAGATTTGGACGAACGACATCGGCTTTGCCTCCCATTGTCTCTATGGCGGCTTGAACACTGTTAAAGTATTGCGATGCGCACGCACCAAGGATAGCGGCGCCTAACAAAACTGACTCCGATTCGTGGGGTTTGAGCACAGGCAAAGCCACAACATCCGCTTGTATTTGTACAAATAGAGGATCCTTCGATAGCCCACCACAGATGAGCAACGATTTGAATGGTTCATAACCCGATTCCACCAATGCCTCGATTATATGCCGCGTACcatactgaaattaaaaaaaatagtaatttttgatCTTTACTCATTTATCAAAGACAATTTTAACTGAATATCATCACTGAGTATCAAATGATATGAATGGTAGTCTCATCTAATGTATACTCTGTCATTCTTGACtttgtcttactaatattataaactagcttttacccgcaactccgtccgcgtggaataaaaaatagaaaatgggataaaattatcctatgtccgtttcctggttctaagctacctgcccaccaattttcagtcaaatcgattcagccattcttgagttataaatagtgtaactaacacgacttccttttatatatatagatgcgaatgcttagatggatggatggatgtttgtttgaaggtatctccgaaacgcctGAACAGagctggatgaaatttggcacagatgtagattatagtctcgaagaagacataggctacttattaagtttttttttttaattccgcgcggacgtattcgcgggcgacagctagttatatatggAACTAAAAGCAGCTTACCGATAAAGCCTGTAACGTTGCCAGGTAGAGTAAAGCGAGATTCTCCTCACTGTTGTTGATTGTGAGCCCACAAATCATTCCTTTCATAGATGGATCAGCCAACGGAGATCGGTTACCATGATAATCCGGCCAAATATGAAAGTCTTTGCTTAATAAACTTACATCGCTTAAccctttttcttttgttatttttgccAGCAGCTGCCTTAAATGAGTACGCACCCTAaaacaagttaattttaacttaaactacatatatagattaatgtAATTACTTATAAACCTTTCACAAGATTGGTAGAAAATTAGTAAAGAACAATTTAACAACAATAGCCTGTACGTCTTTggtagagtttttttttgttttattcctatgtgtaaaattgtaaaagagAAGTAAGCGATGGAACGCAAGAATAATTCTCACACccacatttttaaatcaaataacaaaaaactaaatctaTTACAGTGATGATAAAACTTACTCTCCAGTGGAATATTTCTTCGACAATTGAATTCCTGCTGGATGACTTGATATAACATAGTCTAAAAGCATGCCAGAGGCACTTTGACCAGCTTCATTTAACCACAAGTTAGGTACCATTGCACTAAAATAAGGTCCCCATATACCGGGCACTAGTATAGGCTTCTCATTGACAGCCATGTGGCAGGTGGAAGTACCACATATTAAGCTGAGTCTACTTGACATCTCCTTTGCAATGCCCTCCCCATTTGTACCAATCATACCAAGTCCACCAGAGTGAGCGTCAATGATAGAAGTAGCCACTGGGGTGCCGGGAATAAGGCCGAGAGATCTAGCAACATCACTCTTCAGTCCACCACACTTCTCTCCAGGCATTAAAACTTTACTCCCTATCTTCTTAAACTCAAATGCAGCTAAGTCATCCAAGCCAACATTTCGAAGAAAATCTTCATTCCACCCTTTTTTACCATCAATAGAACATTCATAATTCCATTTGCAAACCAGAGAACAAAGTGACCGGCTTTCTGATCCTGTAGCTTTCCAAGTTAGAAAGTCTggtaaatcaaaaaaatatccaaaatCTGCCCACTTGTTCGGTAAATTTTGCTTCAACCACTTTAACTTTGGCATCTCCATTTCCAGGCTTACCTTGCCACCTACATACTTTAGGATTTCATGAcctgttttgtttataaactcAGCCTCAGCTTGAGCTCTGTGATCCATCCACATTATAACATTCTGTTCATTGTTATTAGAGTTGCTAACTGCTAAGGGGTTACCATTTCTATCCAATGCCACCAAAGAACATGTGGCATCAAAGCCAATCCCTTTAATATCTTCTGGATTCACATTTCTAACAACTTCCTGAAATACATAAGATAAATGTGTTGAATAAACTTTCTatgcaatttaaatatgtgaaattatatgtttttttgtaatcttgAAGATTTAGATACCATTTGTCATTGcatcacaaaaataaaataaacaatattttgggtaagcaaaatatctttttatccCGAAAAATATAGACACTGTTACAAATATCAAAGTTGTAAGTAATACTAACATTTATGACAAATTCACAACAATTCCATATATCGTTAGAGGACTGTTCATAAAAATCAGGTTGGGGTTTCCATATTCGAAGTTCCTTAACTGATGTGCGCAGTATGTGTCCATCTTGATCGACCAGAGCTGCTCTGGCACTACCTGACCCCACATCCACGCcaataaaaaatgattgaGTGTTCATATCCTTATTTCTCACTAAAAAATTTGACgatcaaaataaaagaaagcgttattttgttataaagcaAAAAACACGAAGACTTGAtggaaaagaaaatcaaaaataatattaaaatacgaaaCATATTTACCCATTAAAATTGTAGGATCCTCAAAGTAATGTTACAAACGGATATGACCTTGATGCTGTGATAACAGATAATAAGTTAATGCTTCTAATTTGATAACCTCGTAACCTTGTTTTCCTTGTTTAACTTATTCTTATTTACTATGAGTAAAAATTTTCTATAAGACATGATAAGACACGCGTTGTGATATTAAAGACAgtgcaaaaaattattaaaacttcatAGAATCGTTCTAATATATTTCCAAATAGTACTTCCAACATTTCGTTATGACGTATAGAGTTAATTTAAGTTTCGCGCCTTCGTGCAAACGCCAAGTAGACTGATCAGAGTTGCCCTTTATAAATATCCGATATTATTTAAGTAGTCGTTGTCAAACAACAAACTTTAATGATACgtttttcagatttttttaactaataaaagaCCATATGTGATTTTGAGAAATAGTCACCGAAGAGTATATAGATAGTCACACCGGATCGTCaaagtacatatatttatagtatgGCCAttcttaacaataaaatactttgtgGTATTTGCCGGGATTTACCGAAAATCTATGAAATAAGAGAGACGTTCGAAAAGccaattatttacttttgactTGTTTTTGCTGATGcagttaaattacaatttttaaatttgatttgtttttttttatatcttgtgAATTTATCTTGTGAAATAATACTAATTACACTAAGGAAAATGTaggaaaaatgtattttcaaaattatattatttattttcaaattttggAGAACTTGTTGTACAAATCAATATTTAGAACATCAGCGTTGACGGATCCGGAAAACGGAAGAATTTGAACTGTAACTTAGTGCAATAAGGTACAAAATAGGATACTTGAGAAAATTtgagattaataaaaaattatgcatCCTGCAAGACGACACgacataattttatagaaatgtcATCACAAAACTTATAATAATTGCTTAGgaaattgtgtaaaaagttatttactgTCAAAGTACACATATAACCAAGGTACCCAATGTaaacaatttacattaattttatcaacatcAGCTTCAAGGAATAAACATGAATATGTTACGTTCAGAGGCGAAGACTCATCTCCAAGATTGTTTTAGTGACAACATACGAACAATAAACCTTGAAATGGTATCAGAGATTCAAAATGATATAGATTATTATGATACAGTTTCATTGGTTTTCTTGCTTTATGACGTCCCTGATACAGCTCTGCAAAGGCTTATTGTATTTCAACGTGTTTATAAAGATACTAacatgaatttattatatgacTGGGCCTTAAACGTTCATTCTCGACCTACATGGAGGTATGAATTTTTAGAAGCACTTACCATTTGCCGCTTATatcatgttattaaaaaactagGTTTTGATGTTGCTAGTGTCAAGGAACGATATATGCCtggaaatataaatgtatgtgTATATATTAATCCTATAAAGAAAGCTCTTTacaaattttgtgaaaatgtaACTGCAAATAATCTTgtgagattaaaaaaatcattattgacATATGAAATTGATACATCTGAGCATGAATCTTGTGAGCTGATATGTTTGGAATTAATATCCCAAAAGTTTATAAGCCTGActcaaaataatttagcaGCGAAGATTAAGCAATGTCAAGTGGAAAAACTGGTAAAGATTGTAGAAAATATACCTGGCTTGAAAAAAATAGCAGAAGATCTACAAataattgcaaataaaattaataatgactCAAATTTTTCATCACCACAAATAATGAGTACTCCAATTAGTTTATCTACAGCAAAAACTAAGTTAAAAGAAGATAAATTTGATGAAAGTTTCTgtgatatatttcaatgtttgaATGAATTACAAGAGGAAGATATTCCCGTTATGAACTTGAAGTCTGACACAAAAAATCTGACTAAAGATGCTTATCCTATTATAAATACAGATAGAATTGGTGTTTGCTGTATTGTAAATCAAGAAGAATTTCATCCGTCAAAAGAtagcattgaaaataattttcaaacacaTATGTTGGATAATCGTTTAGGTTCAACAAAAGACCAACAGAGCCTAGAGCATTTAATGTCAtcactaaattttaaaataaaaagctgcCGTAACCTGAACCATAgagatatgtttaaatttatcagggatgtaataaataatgatgttCGTCCCGATGATagcatttttatgttatgtattttatcaCATGGCATTAGAGGACATGTGTATGCTGCTGATTctgtaaaagtaaaagttgAAGATATCCAGAAATTGTTAGACTCTGACGATGCAAGTAATTTACATGGAAAGCCCAAAATCTTGATTCTGCAGGCCTGTCAAGTTGATGAACACAGACCTATGCCCCATTTGGTAGCTGATGGACCGACAACAAATTATTTCCTTAGAAAATCagattttcttatatattgGGCCACTGCACCCGAATATGAAGCCTATAGAGATGAGCAAAAAGGatctatatttattcaaattttatgttatacgATAGGTAAGAAGGCAAGACAAGAACACTTGtatgatatatttacaaaagtaaCAGATTCTGTTTCTTACATTTGTAGTAGATTACAACAGATCCAGGTGCCAATATTTGAATCAACATTACGTAAAAAACTTTACCTACAATTGCCTCAAGTATCACAATGAATTTTAACATatgctattttaaatattcctatTAAAAATCTTGCAATGCGTGtgacaatattataaactggTTTAATGTTATCTagtaaaattaagatttttttaaatgttacaaaatagttaagtcttcacattttcatttagcttaattaaaatagatttctgCATTTAGCAGAAAATGCATAATAATTGCAATAAATGAACATACAAAGCATTGTATTGTTACttgaacaatatttatattgtacatattaatttacatgtaAGAGGAATCatactgaaataatttatatgcaagattattaaataaggACTGTTTATATGCCTTTCTATATACTCATACacaagaatatatattttttaatgttttatgtttcttaaataaatgtaattaagcaatattttctatgtttattgTGACATCTGTCTTAGTGAAATCCATTACAGCTGCTTCAAGATTCTTACGTTCTTcatcagtttttaattttgaccaCATTGAATCCAAATATGCTCTTTGGTGCTTaaggataaatttaaaactgtgTTTTAAAGTTGCCCCAACATGTAGAGTTCTTATACTGACATCCAGTTTACCTATTTTTGTAATGAATGGTAAACTGCTTGAAACAAACTTGTGAGGCCCATGTCTAGCTCTTAGGATTGCTATTCGAGTATTCTCATTGCAATATTTTGTTAGAAATCCAGATCTGACAGCTGCTACACCAAAGTCTCCATGTAATTGCTGTATTTTTTCAAGCACAGtttcatgaaatattttcGATTTCAAAGAAAGAGGTTTGTTCTCTGGTATCAAAGGTGATGAAATTTCAACAGTTATGTATCtaaaacagaattaaattattaggtAATGTTAACAAATTGTAAGTTGTTAATAATGTGCAGTTTTATTGAGAATGGACATGAATCTATGTTTAGTCAGAAACTACGCCTTGCGAAATTAATCATCTTTAATTCGATgtgaaaatagtttaatattaaacgaaaaaaaGAATCAGCATCTTAGTTTAGTTGCTGGATAATAGAAGtttggttttaattatttccctATTTTGTACTTCAGCATGCGcttctaaaatttatttaaaagggaaaattaaaacaaacctGTTCTTAAAACGGaccattgtatttaaatattttgatacctttaattatttaacaatggtACCATTACAGACCAATTTTTCAATGGAATTTAAACGCAATATAATCAATGTGGTGaattatatctatttaaaaatttgcttTGGTATGAAGATTTTGTTAAAACCAAATTAATCTTATGAAATTCttcatgaaataatttaattttttcaagaaTTATAATAACACAGGAAGAATCTAATGACACTCGCACTTGACAGCTGtttgatatttgacattaataaaaataacacaatctTTGAAATGATCGTTGTGTCATCGTTTATCACCTTTGAATTACAGTTTTGTTAAACtaagcttttaataaataaaaattggatTAAGTAAtgtttgcaaaaaaaacaaacaacataCAATAATGGTAAGtatgaacatttatttaaaaattagtaatgCTTAATATACTAAACGAAAAAACGTTTCGCTGCTCGTTTCTctcacaaaaaaaaagcaatgaaATGTCAAGTACAAACTGTCACTGTCACATTTTTCTTATCAAAGTTATCTAACGTCAATTTGAaagatttaacaaatttttgtacaaatttctaaatttaatattatgtcgATTACCAGATCggaaatacttaatttatataaaaaattaatgcaaTACTCTCAGTCCCTAAATTTGACGGACGTCCAATATTTCAGAACTAGAGTTTCCAATGAATTTCGACgcaataaaactttaactaaACCTGAAGATATTAGGTTTGCTTACAAGGTAGTTAATTAACAgtgcatttaaatattactatgtACGACTTTTGAAGGTtcgtgttaaattaattaacattttcttattcattttatcattttcaGAAAGGCGAAGCACTACTCCGCAAGGGTTCTGTGTTATAAAACAATGCAAAATCTTAGATGTTTTAGCCACATTTTTAGAGCACAACCTGTTCCTATATTACATTGTTCAGTAGCATCAAAGCATATTGATTACTCACTTGTGcctaaaataaatgaatcagACTTGACAGAGCATTTTGTTAGAGGGGGAGGCCCTGGTGGTTCTGCtgtcaataaaaatgcaaactGTGTAGTTTTAACCCACAATCCTACAGGTAAACAACATATTGGTGAAATAATACTTACtcataaattacttaaatacttCCTGTATAAATCCTTTCTGACTTTCTTTTGACCCATGCTTCCAAATATTAAAAGGCAATTGGGTACTTTGGGGAaatgaatatgtaaattttaaaaacttatatttatttttacacatctGATCATTAAtcagaaattaataattatttgaagtgtcaaaataaataattgtttatgtCCTAGGTCAATGGTCAATGTAATGAATACACTGTAAAGTactgaattatattttgaaataattattgttttatgtttttaattgattattattttataggaaCAGTAATTAAATGTCATATTAGTAGATGCCAGGATGAGAATAGAAAACTAGCTAGAGAAATGTTAATTGCCAAGTtagataaagttttaaatggagAAGACAGTGTTGCCGCTCAAAAAAGAAGATTGCAAGAAGAAAAACTTAAGAAAAacgaatataaaagaaagaaaatggCAGAACTTAAGGAGGAATGGAAGAAACGAGAAGgcttagtttaattattattcattttagtgatttatttgaacaaaataaattctgagttacaatttttttttactttaataacatttatttaggCTTTATTTCATTATCTGTTTGAGGGATAGGAATCTtacatagaaaataaacttCCTGATTTGTTGTggaatatgtttataaatttaattattatgtagaATTGTGTAGACGTAACCACGATAAAATGCGGTCACCAATAGTCAATCTAAatactttgtaataaataaatcgggtgtcaataaaaacaatattttcaaacaatctAATTCCGAAAATAATCTAAACGAAACACAACAcctctttaataattttttttgctgtTCAAACTGACCGACTACAAAATGGATAATGCAACTTGGGAATATTTGTTtgctataataataagaattttaaGGAAGTGGGTATAAGGTTTAAATCAAATCATCGGTATTCTGTTATTTTAGTAACCGATGATTATGTTGCGTTTTACGCATGTgggtaaatttaaattgttttggcCCATTTAAGTAAGTAACCGAGCCttgtaaattgtaatgtaatttacagcatgtgttaaaattattaaagttaaagtaaTTGATTATGCCTATACCGTTCAATGTAATTTGATGAATGTTGGTATACGAACTACTAACGCGCTACAAAATGTGTGCTTATACTAATTTGGAAATCACGCCATCTACTAACACGCTCCGTAGGTAGCGAATTCTGGAATTCCGCGGGAACTTAGAAATCGAggaatattagaaaaaattaagggttaattattgtattaaatttctacaatgcatataaaaattaaatttttagctAAGCTAAATATCGTTACTGAGtaagtaactatttttttacatgatCTCACTCTAAATTCTaatccaatttttaaaattcattcgACTTGTTGTACGTAACAATATTAGACAATGGATGCTGCTACAATTGCACAACTCTCTTAGCCCTTACCTGACCTTATCCCTGACCTGAATATCGGTTGCGTTACCCCTAttagtgttatttaaataaatcgcCACATTTTCGACTTTACCTATCATGATATCGATTAATCACGATTATTgtgtgtaaaaatttatatcgtTTTTAAGCCTTTTtgtatatctaaaataaagaaattcgaaaataaatatgatttcgGAAGGCGTAATTTTAGAAATTGATATTCACAAAATTCATAAACTTAACATTATCAACACAGCTTCTCGAAAATTGCTAGTGAAAAAAGTTAGTAGGGGAAATCATTGATTTAAGTAAGTCAAGGTTGGCTGCTACGTGgcaattttcaaataagctCTCATGTCGTTTGAAACCAATAGCTTTTTATAGTCATTGTTtggtcaataaaaataacttttagttaagttataattttaatcacttcatattgatttataccatttaaatgtaaaaatcctGTTCGGTACGTATGTCTTTCCACAATGGAAAAGCAATATATATGAATGGTCCGTGTTTAGAATGTACCGGGGGTCTGTCGGCTGGGAGACAATGAATCTGCCCATTTTTATTGGCAGCTTTGTATTTGAAGTGGCCTcaaattgattttcatttttttcccCTTTCATTTATAACCGCCAAAAATGTACTCACCCCTATATTACCatagtcatttgtttttcCACTTGTCCGTTGAAGTTTCACTTCTACTATGTGATGAAGTCGCTGGCAACAGCTATATGAAATATAGAGGTGTGCAAAATAGcattaaattgaaatctgAAAATATCGATCTTTGTCTATTCCATTGGAGTTTTTCTCATTTTTATCTACTTAACAATGTCCCAATTATTTCTATTCCTTTTAGCCAGCCCTGGTATACGTTTTAGTACATTAATCATGAAGCGAAAGCTATTTTATTCCCATTGCGAATATGTTTCACGGTATTTCGTAACGTATGGCTACGCGCTACGGGTGTAGCGGGTCTACAGGGAAATCTAATTAAGGGTAATGGCATAGGCTTTGACCTTGTTTCTTTCATCCGAGGGACTTATGATCGTTTTACCAAGTTATACACTTTAACAGTATTACACCTAATTTAATCACTTTTCGATATAAAACATCCaataaatctattatattttttctggaattttaaatatgtttattgttacCGAACTTTAGAGAATTTTATTAGAGAGATTGGAGATTGTCCGCGGGTTTCCGAGACTGAAATCACCGTTTGAAACATGTTATTATCTGTCATGTCATGTgttatgtcaaagataatgagaggtaTGTcgatataatatgttttgtacagagattttggtctcagaaaccaacaataacatattataacCTGATAAATAATCCGTTTTCATAACAAGATTGAATAAATCTtggattttaatgaaagattAGGTATGGAACATCTGCAAATACAGCGAAATGGAATAAATAAGAGATTACAGTATTCTGATGGTTCATTtcgaaacatttataaattaaacgaaatatttcatattttacgtttaaaatttcaataaaatttgtctCTTCTGGGAaatcaaatttgaaatagCGGCATGTTGACGCTTTTgagatgaaaatatattacctgttcaaatattataaaatagcgtttaaattaaaaattaaacgaatgtttatatttttcataaaaaaactcaCTACggaacgaaaaaaaaatcaagttagCGCTTGCCTACAATCTCCCTCTAACCGTTATCATTTGTTTCCACTGCTTAAATAATCGAATGAAATATATTGCTATCATATGCTATGTATTAGGAAGAAAAATGAGCGAAATGACATTATATTATTggaattcttttgtttattaaattaagcgtTACTCTCGTGACACCGTCCGGAAATTGAAGACGGCTACAATGCTGCTGTTTACTTCCACACGTAGACACTTTACGAATGAGAAATTAAATTCTGTTTtgaaatacatacataaaaatataatagaatagCTTATTTACATTGTTAGAATCAGTTTCAAAAATGGTGTAACTATATAGAAAGGTAAATATCTACGTCGAAATATAAGTTAGGAtgaaatgtacatataatacaaatgtaaataaaattttatctaacttccatatacaatttatttatactttagaataaatatatgaattatcGTAATGGTTGGTACAGTTCAACTAACTCTGGGTTTCCATTACAGAAATACCCGTAcagaaaacatattgtcatatcA is part of the Papilio machaon chromosome 4, ilPapMach1.1, whole genome shotgun sequence genome and encodes:
- the LOC106720189 gene encoding caspase-8; translated protein: MNMLRSEAKTHLQDCFSDNIRTINLEMVSEIQNDIDYYDTVSLVFLLYDVPDTALQRLIVFQRVYKDTNMNLLYDWALNVHSRPTWRYEFLEALTICRLYHVIKKLGFDVASVKERYMPGNINVCVYINPIKKALYKFCENVTANNLVRLKKSLLTYEIDTSEHESCELICLELISQKFISLTQNNLAAKIKQCQVEKLVKIVENIPGLKKIAEDLQIIANKINNDSNFSSPQIMSTPISLSTAKTKLKEDKFDESFCDIFQCLNELQEEDIPVMNLKSDTKNLTKDAYPIINTDRIGVCCIVNQEEFHPSKDSIENNFQTHMLDNRLGSTKDQQSLEHLMSSLNFKIKSCRNLNHRDMFKFIRDVINNDVRPDDSIFMLCILSHGIRGHVYAADSVKVKVEDIQKLLDSDDASNLHGKPKILILQACQVDEHRPMPHLVADGPTTNYFLRKSDFLIYWATAPEYEAYRDEQKGSIFIQILCYTIGKKARQEHLYDIFTKVTDSVSYICSRLQQIQVPIFESTLRKKLYLQLPQVSQ
- the LOC106720195 gene encoding FGGY carbohydrate kinase domain-containing protein produces the protein MVRNKDMNTQSFFIGVDVGSGSARAALVDQDGHILRTSVKELRIWKPQPDFYEQSSNDIWNCCEFVINEVVRNVNPEDIKGIGFDATCSLVALDRNGNPLAVSNSNNNEQNVIMWMDHRAQAEAEFINKTGHEILKYVGGKVSLEMEMPKLKWLKQNLPNKWADFGYFFDLPDFLTWKATGSESRSLCSLVCKWNYECSIDGKKGWNEDFLRNVGLDDLAAFEFKKIGSKVLMPGEKCGGLKSDVARSLGLIPGTPVATSIIDAHSGGLGMIGTNGEGIAKEMSSRLSLICGTSTCHMAVNEKPILVPGIWGPYFSAMVPNLWLNEAGQSASGMLLDYVISSHPAGIQLSKKYSTGEVRTHLRQLLAKITKEKGLSDVSLLSKDFHIWPDYHGNRSPLADPSMKGMICGLTINNSEENLALLYLATLQALSYGTRHIIEALVESGYEPFKSLLICGGLSKDPLFVQIQADVVALPVLKPHESESVLLGAAILGACASQYFNSVQAAIETMGGKADVVRPNLNTKAFHDKKYKVFLRMFEDQLKYRAIMN
- the LOC106720275 gene encoding ribonuclease P/MRP protein subunit POP5 — translated: MVRFKNRYITVEISSPLIPENKPLSLKSKIFHETVLEKIQQLHGDFGVAAVRSGFLTKYCNENTRIAILRARHGPHKFVSSSLPFITKIGKLDVSIRTLHVGATLKHSFKFILKHQRAYLDSMWSKLKTDEERKNLEAAVMDFTKTDVTINIENIA
- the LOC106720263 gene encoding mitochondrial translation release factor in rescue; amino-acid sequence: MQNLRCFSHIFRAQPVPILHCSVASKHIDYSLVPKINESDLTEHFVRGGGPGGSAVNKNANCVVLTHNPTGTVIKCHISRCQDENRKLAREMLIAKLDKVLNGEDSVAAQKRRLQEEKLKKNEYKRKKMAELKEEWKKREGLV